A genome region from Tenebrio molitor chromosome 4, icTenMoli1.1, whole genome shotgun sequence includes the following:
- the LOC138129538 gene encoding uncharacterized protein, with protein MEKTELCFLLFIGATYSFSDIVTFRKANEIFCITRDVTLPTFISPPLIENSIESLSLLSGEDWSYDNWILIDGSNSSSGSVTDKRWENFAVIKTNYKKFTSVKSVSFSLHLPGEVELFVNDHQDLDFTPLKELKNEWYHISIFLRNNCVHYLLNDNVIKSVEEFNPHEITVKTETDIFWKIHDYQIMMSESVTDGKHATLKLPYTENSCFLLYLSLCEKCVLKIPELNRIYNSTNDLSFLHSWQVYQLEIDTGVEHLSFYKTTTDNSAFGYWGIDLHECPINDTVAHKVNASEIEENNYLCYRLNDEYKMERQIEQNFTSRNGECIWGYDNTSELFQRECKWACNLCNNLTIGDSATENVKKSSANARSSWKIMSTIATFISLGAGFTNWSVKVNCG; from the exons ATGGAAAAGACAGAACTGTGTTTTCTACTATTTATTGGAGCTACATATTCATTTAGCGATATTGTTACCTTCCGTAAagcaaatgaaattttctgcATCACGCGAGACGTAACATTACCTACTTTTATATCTCCGCCACTTATTGAGAACTCGATAGAATCATTAAGTTTGTTATCTGGAGAAGATTGGAGTTACGATAACTGGATTTTGATAGACGGAAGTAATTCTTCATCAGGATCTGTAACAGATAAACGATGGGAAA ATTTTGcggtaattaaaacaaattacaaaaaatttacctccGTCAAGTCAGTGTCCTTTTCACTACATTTACCAGGGGAAGTAGAATTATTTGTCAATGACCACCAGGATCTCGATTTCACCCCtttaaaagaattaaaaaatgaatggTATCATATctccatttttttaagaaacaaTTGCGTTCATTACTTGTTGAACGATAACGTAATCAAATCAGTGGAGGAATTTAATCCGCACGAAATTACTGTTAAAACTGAGACTGACATCTTTTGGAAAATACACGACT ATCAGATTATGATGTCGGAAAGTGTTACGGATGGAAAACATGCAACATTAAAACTCCCTTATACTGAAAATTCTTGTTTCTTGTTGTACCTATCGTTATGTGAAAAATGTGTTCTGAAAATTCCAGAATTGAACCGAATTTATAATTCCACAAATGACCTAAGTTTTTTACATTCTTGGCAAGTCTATCAACTTGAAATAGACACTGGTGTAGAACATTTgagtttttataaaacaacaaCAGACAATAGTGCGTTTGGATACTGGGGAATAGATTTACACGAATGTCCTATAAATGATACGG TTGCTCACAAGGTAAATGCATCTGAAATAgaagaaaacaattatttatgttACCGTTTGAACGACGAATATAAAATGGAACGCCAAATAGAACAGAATTTTACAAGTCGGAACGGAGAATGCATTTGGGGATATGATAACA cAAGCGAGTTATTCCAAAGAGAGTGCAAATGGGCATGTAATTTATGTAATAATCTCACCATTGGGGATTCTGCTACAG AAAATGTGAAGAAATCATCTGCTAATGCCCGCTCTTCCTGGAAAATCATGTCGACTATTGCCACATTTATCTCTCTaggggccggtttcaccaactggtcag